A genomic stretch from Microtus ochrogaster isolate Prairie Vole_2 unplaced genomic scaffold, MicOch1.0 UNK1867, whole genome shotgun sequence includes:
- the LOC101989466 gene encoding olfactory receptor 4F3/4F16/4F29-like, whose product VALPTKPIEGKNQSVVSEFVFLGLTNSWDIQLFRFVFSSMFYVASMTGNSLIVFAVASDPHLHSPMYFLLVNLSFIDLGVSSVISPKMIYDLLRKHKVITFRGCITQMFFIHFIGGVEMILLITMAFERYVAICKPLHYLTIMSPKMCILFSVASWVVGLMHSLIQLAFVVNLPFCGPNVLDSFYCDFPGFIKLACVDTHKLKLMVFVNSGFISVGSFFILIISYIVIIFTVHKHSSSGSSKALSTLSAHVTVVVLFFGPVMFIYTWPSSFTHLDKFLSIFDAVVTPFLNPVIYTFRNQEMKMAMMRVFKQIMVYRQTIKHLHTDHS is encoded by the coding sequence GTAGCACTGCCAACAAAGCcaatagaaggaaagaatcagtcTGTGGTGTCAGAGTTTGTGTTCCTGGGGCTCACCAATTCTTGGGACATCCAATTATTCCGTTTTGTGTTCTCCTCCATGTTTTATGTAGCAAGCATGACAGGAAACTCCCTCATCGTGTTCGCTGTGGCTTCTGATCCTCACTTACACTCTCCCATGTACTTTCTGTTGGTTAACCTCTCCTTCATTGACTTGGGTGTTTCTTCTGTTATTTCCCCCAAGATGATTTATGATCTGTTGAGAAAACATAAAGTCATCACTTTTAGAGGGTGCATCACTCAAATGTTCTTCATTCACTTCATTGGTGGTGTGGAGATGATTTTACTCATAACCATGGCTTTTGAGAGATATGTGGCCATATGTAAGCCTCTCCATTATCTGACCATTATGAGTCCAAAGATGTGCATCTTGTTTTCAGTGGCCTCCTGGGTAGTTGGACTTATGCATTCTCTCATCCAACTGGCTTTTGTAGTAAACTTACCATTCTGTGGACCAAATGTTTTGGACAGCTTCTACTGTGACTTTCCTGGGTTCATCAAACTTGCCTGTGTAGATACACACAAACTGAAATTAATGGTCTTTGTCAACAGTGGATTCATATCTGTGGGCTCCTTCTTCATACTGATCATTTCCTATATTGTCATTATATTTACTGTTCACAAACATTCTTCAAGTGGCTCCTCCAAGGCTCTGTCTACACTTTCAGCTCATGTGACAGTGGTGGTCTTATTCTTTGGCCCTGTGATGTTCATCTACACATGGCCTTCTTCTTTCACACACTTGGATAAATTTCTGTCCATATTTGATGCAGTTGTCACTCCCTTTCTGAACCCTGTGATCTATACATTCAGGaatcaagaaatgaaaatggCAATGATGAGAGTATTTAAACAGATAATGGTTTATAGACAAACAATTAAACACTTGCACACTGATCATTCTTAA